The window TTCTCCCTCTCTCCAGGCAGGCTCCTGAAGCCAGAAGTACTCTTCCCTCTCTGGTCCCGTGGAAAGCATTACCAATGGCACGCCAAGATAGTCCTGTATAAACTGTAAATACTGGAGGGCTTCCTTCGGCAGTTCTGAAAAGCTCCTTGCACCCCTCGTGTTTCTGAGCCACCCTTTAAAGCTCTTGTAGATGGGTGCTACCTTAGAAAGTTTGCTTAGGCCTGCAGGGAAGTGGTCAAAGACCTGCCCATCCAGCTCGTAGGCAACGCATACTTTTATTTCTTCAAAACCATCCAGCACATCGAGCTTTGTAAGTATCAGACCATCAAGGCCGTTTACCTCAACCGCATGCTTGAGAACCACAAGGTCGAGCCA is drawn from Spirochaetota bacterium and contains these coding sequences:
- a CDS encoding adenylosuccinate synthetase, giving the protein RGRVTDTTQWLLKFEGSVLFEGAQGTMLDIDMGTYPFVTSSNASALGLSNGTGLPPKYFSTANFWAVSKAYATRVGEGPFPTELTDEKGEQLRERGGEYGATTGRPRRCGWLDLVVLKHAVEVNGLDGLILTKLDVLDGFEEIKVCVAYELDGQVFDHFPAGLSKLSKVAPIYKSFKGWLRNTRGARSFSELPKEALQYLQFIQDYLGVPLVMLSTGPEREEYFWLQEPAWREGE